GAGGCGGATGTCATCGCCGCAGCCAAGGCGGCGCATGCATGGGAGTTCATCCAGCAATTGCCCGAGGGCCTGCAAAGTGAGATTGGCGACCGCGGTGTTCGCCTGTCTGGCGGCCAGCGCCAGCGCCTCGCGATTGCCCGTGCGATTTTGAAGGATGCTCCGATTTTGCTGCTGGATGAAGCGACTTCCGCGCTCGATACCGAATCCGAACAACATGTGCAGGCAGCCCTGGACGAACTGATGCGCAATCGGACCACCATTGTGATTGCCCACCGTCTGTCCACTATTGAAAATGCAGACCGCATTCTGGTGATGGATCATGGCCGGATTGTCGAGAGCGGTAATCATCAATCCTTGCTGGCGCAGGATGGCTATTATGCCAAGCTGTATCAAAAGCAGTTTCACTAAGTTGTACTGTGTAAGCGAGGCCTGAGCCCGATGAAGGCGAAATTGGCTACCTTTATCCAGCAACAATGGACACGTACCGGCGTCTGGCATCTGCTGCTGATTCCTTTATCTTGGCTTTTTGCTGCTTTAAGCAGTCTCCGGCGCCTAGCCTATCAATATAGCCTTCTCCCTTCATTTCGCCTGCCCGTGCCCGTGATCGTGGTCGGCAACATCAGTGTGGGCGGGACAGGAAAAACGCCCCTCGTCATCTGGCTGGTCAAGCAATTGCAAACAGCGGGTTTTCATCCTTTGATTGTAAGCCGCGGCTATGCCGCCTACGCCGATCTTGTAGATATCAGGCAGGTCCAGCCTGGCAGTGATCCGGCGATTGTGGGAGATGAGCCGCTGCTGATGGCGCAACGCACGCAGGTCCCCGTCTGGATTGGACGCGAGCGTGCCAAAGTGGCACAGGCTGCGCTGGCGAATTCTCCGGAGTGCAATGTGATCGTAAGTGATGATGGCCTGCAGCATTATGCATTGCAGCGCGATATTGAAATTGCGGTGGTGGATGCCGCCCGCCTGTTTGGCAATCGTCGATTATTGCCGGCCGGCCCGTTGCGCGAGCCGGTGGCGCGCTTGTCCGAGGTGGATGCCGTGGTAATGAACGGTGCCAATGGCGATGAGGCTGGCTTTTATATGCAACTGGTAAGCCATCAACTGTATAACCTCAAATCACCTGCATCTACATGTGCGCTAAAGGTGTTTGAAGGTCAGGCTGTTCACGCTGTGGCCGGTATCGGCAATCCCCAGCGTTTTTTTACTCAATTGAAAAGCGCCGGACTTGAAGTGATTGAGCACCCGTTTCCGGATCATCATGGCTTTGAGGCTTCGCAGCTGGCATTTGATGATGATGTTCCCGTCATCATGACCGAGAAAGATGCCGTGAAGTGTGCCGTCTTTGCGCAACCCAACTGGTGGGTGATGCCTGTTGAAGCCGAGCTTTCGCCTGCATTTCTGCCACATGTTCTCAGTAAATTAGGAGTTTGATATGGATGCAAAATTACTCGACATCCTGGTGTGCCCCGTATGCAAGGGCCCTCTGGTATTTAAAAAAGAAGCACAAGAGCTTGTTTGCAAGCCTTGCCGTCTGGCCTATCCCATACGTGATGGCATTCCCGTCATGCTGGAGGAAGAAGCACGGCGCTTGGCGGACGCGGAAGAAGTCTGAACATGAAATTCAATGTCGTCATCCCCGCACGGTATGCCAGCTCTCGTCTGCCCGCCAAGCCTTTGCTCGACATCGCCGGCAAGCCGATGGTGATCTGGGTTGTTGAGCGCGCCCTGCAGAGTGGCGCTGAGCAGGTGATTGTGGCGACGGATCATGCCGATATCCTGCAAGCGGTAGAGTCTTATGGATATCAGGCCATCATGACGAGAGAGGATCACCCCTCCGGAACCGATCGTATTGCGGAGGTGGCGGCACATTTTGGATGGAGTGATGACACGATAGTCGTCAACGTGCAAGGCGATGAGCCGCTGATCGATCCGCTATTGATTAAAGAAGTCGCGATTAACCTGCGCGATCATCCAGAAGCAGCCATGGCAACGGCATGTCATGCCATTCATGATCGTGAGCAGATATTCAATCCCAATGTCGTCAAAGTGGTGACCGATAAGGATGGGCACGCGCTTTATTTCAGCCGCGCTCCTATTCCTTATGCTCGCGATGCTTTCCAGAGCGAGTCTTCACCAGATGACATAGTGGCATACCGGCATATAGGTATCTATGCATATAAGGTGAGTTTCCTTAATGCATATAGTCTTCTTGAAGCTTGTTCCCTGGAGAAAACTGAAATGCTAGAGCAGCTAAGGGCGCTTTGGCATGGCTATAAGATCAGTGTTGCCGAG
Above is a window of Methylovorus glucosotrophus DNA encoding:
- the lpxK gene encoding tetraacyldisaccharide 4'-kinase, whose translation is MKAKLATFIQQQWTRTGVWHLLLIPLSWLFAALSSLRRLAYQYSLLPSFRLPVPVIVVGNISVGGTGKTPLVIWLVKQLQTAGFHPLIVSRGYAAYADLVDIRQVQPGSDPAIVGDEPLLMAQRTQVPVWIGRERAKVAQAALANSPECNVIVSDDGLQHYALQRDIEIAVVDAARLFGNRRLLPAGPLREPVARLSEVDAVVMNGANGDEAGFYMQLVSHQLYNLKSPASTCALKVFEGQAVHAVAGIGNPQRFFTQLKSAGLEVIEHPFPDHHGFEASQLAFDDDVPVIMTEKDAVKCAVFAQPNWWVMPVEAELSPAFLPHVLSKLGV
- a CDS encoding Trm112 family protein, with product MDAKLLDILVCPVCKGPLVFKKEAQELVCKPCRLAYPIRDGIPVMLEEEARRLADAEEV
- the kdsB gene encoding 3-deoxy-manno-octulosonate cytidylyltransferase, which gives rise to MKFNVVIPARYASSRLPAKPLLDIAGKPMVIWVVERALQSGAEQVIVATDHADILQAVESYGYQAIMTREDHPSGTDRIAEVAAHFGWSDDTIVVNVQGDEPLIDPLLIKEVAINLRDHPEAAMATACHAIHDREQIFNPNVVKVVTDKDGHALYFSRAPIPYARDAFQSESSPDDIVAYRHIGIYAYKVSFLNAYSLLEACSLEKTEMLEQLRALWHGYKISVAETAHAPAAGVDTPADLVRVRMMLKDAAAG